The genomic segment GATTAAGGAGCCAACGATGTGAGAAAGAGTCATTACACTTTCCCCGCAATGGCACCTGTGGAGATTTATCTTCATTGCTCGGCTGCATTCGGCATCCAAGAAACCATGCTTAAATGGCTAAAGGATCGCCCTATTTAGCCTCACAACATGCAAGAATGAACACAATCAAATTAAAGCAATCAGAGTACAGAAAGCACCTATTgctctctgcagtagaataatACTGGTAATAGGGGTGAGTGATCCAGTATTACTGCTACATGACAACAGCGATCCAGCCAACCGTGTCTCTGTACAGAGCAGACCACACTACAGCCATACAGTGGTGCCCCAATATAAAGCTATCAGCAGGTGTTGGGTAGGAAGCAGAACATGAGAGAAGTTCATGCTGAAGGATCGCCTAATAGAGGCTGAAAAAGCACTTGTCGTAATCTGGATATGTAAGAATAGACTGAACCTACATTACTAGGTTTCTATACATgtcaaagaaactagaaaattgaaatatCTTGACAAATGTAGTCTGGCATTCCTTTAACATCGGCACGCCAATGTGCTTTAAACACAGTCAATTAGAAAAATATCAAGGCAGAATATATCAAGACATGTTGATGTGTATATGTGATGATGTGCTGGAAGAGTTGATTTGACAAGCACCTCTTACGTTTATTCGCGCCTGGTAGGTAACTGTCCCGGCCGAGTTGTTGCAGATGCAGCGATACACCCCTCCATCAGGGACCTGGGTCTGGCTGATGTTGAGGTAGCTGACCACATGGCCCTCGGTGTTGGTGTAGTAGGAGATGCGGTGGCGGCTGTCTCGTATCACAGGCTCCTCATCCAGGGTCCATGTCACCCGTGGCTCTGGCGTGCCCTTCACCGTGCACGACAGCGAGACAAACTCATTGATGTTGTAGACCTTCTCACTGAATGAAGCCAGAATCTTGGGGGTGCCATCTGGTCAGAAGAAGGAGATGGCAACAAACATTTCATGATTCTGCACTGATACTAAAGATAATTACAAGAAATATCTTTCCACCAAAAGTCAGTTGTATAAAAGAGTataaagcaaacaaatacaGCTCCTTTTTCTGGTTCCACAACATCATCGATCATCATTATTCTCCTTATCCTGAGGGGGTCATGAGagacaaacactgcagcagtCTCAGCTTTTGTAACAGTGTGCAACCCTCTTTCAGACAATCAAAGAATCATAGATTGGGCCTTAGGTGTATTGCAGCAATCAAGCACCATTCTCAGCCCAGAAGAGAGCATGAACACACAGGCATGCTATGCACACAATGTGCACGCACAAAGCAAATACTAATTTGGTTACGACACACTCATGTATTTCCTTTTAGAAGACTGACCTTCCAGTATGACTTGAACAAAGTCCTGCGCTGACATCTTGCCATGTCTGGCAAAACACTGATAGGCACCTCCGTCGCTCTTGGCCATACCAGCCATTACCAGGTTCTCTCTGTTCTGGCCTGTCATGCGGACGCTGTTACTGGGGTAGATGAGCTCTCCGTTCCGGTACCAGGACAACTGGTACTCCTCAGAGCCGGTGACACTGCAGGACAGTGACACCTGGCTTCCCACACTCCCCTTCACCTTCCGTGGACTCACCATGACCTTCAGGGGCTCTGTAGGAAAGGGAGAGTTCAGTCAGTGGCTGCTTTTCActgaaaatgattaaattaaaatgatatgtCTAAGTCATCCTAACTTATTTTATTAGTGACAGATTAAAATAAGCTACCTGCACCATACACGTTACCCACACAAAAGAAGGAAACAACATCAGTGAGTGAAAATAAATTGAGTGGAATCTAGTTCTTAAACCAATGAGACTTCCCTGCTGTTAACTGTTATGAAGCATCATACCACTGTGATACAAATCTCCCCAGTGATTTACCAACAGCCCATGAGCACTGACCTTTTACCAGCAGTCTGCCAACCACCTCAGCATTGCCATAGCTGTTCCAGACCTCGCACACATATGTCCCCGTGTCACTGGCATGGGCTCTCTCTATCAGCAGGCCTGTCACACTCTGTCTGAAGCGTGTGTCGGGCTCCAGCGGCCGGTTGTCCTTCAGCCAGCGGTATTTGGGTGCGGGGTGACCGGAGGCCTTGCAGGGCAACTCCACTCGATGAGATGCCATCACCTCACGGCGCTCGaaactgtccaggatgtggGGGGCGGAGTTGGTGGGATCTTTAGGAGAAGGGAAATTGTTTATAGACGCTAATGTGGTAAGATCATCTGTTCTGTGTGTCGTGTCTAATTTTAATTATAATCACAGTGGTTGTGTGGATAAAACACCATGATGGTCAGGTGGTGTAAAAGGTTAACAGTAAAACTACAGCGACCAAGTTGtcttgatttattttccttttatatcGAGAGTGTAGTAAACTTCTAGCAAACGCCACATTCTAAGTTCTGAGCCACAAATAATAGTGCACAGCTGTTTTCAAAGTACATTTATGTGAAACACTGGCGGCATGTCCCTTTAAATGATTTAAGGTAAGGGAGGGCATTCTTCGTGCAGGCAGAGTACTGGTGACCTTTATCACATGTCATCTTCCCTTTAATTCATGTGTATTTTCCTGTCACTCTCCATTCTACTCAATTTATCGAGATCGTTTTTCACAAGCGGGAATTTATTTCCATATGCTTCTGTTTTATTTCGCCCACATCACGTTTTAGAACCAAAACGAACCTGcatttaaaatcaaaacaaatacaaaaaagagAACAGGGTGGCTTGCATGATATGTATTAACATTCCTTTGAGTACATTTTGTACAAATCTTTTCACTTGTGTTATTAATTtttaagtgtgagagtgaatggttgtttattcCTGGGTGTTTGCtgtgcgatggactggtgacctatCAAGGGTGTaaccgcctttcgccctatgtcagctgggtttggctccagcccccatgaccctcatgtggaggataaaatggtagacaatgagtgagaaTGTAAAGAATGAACACAAATGACTATATAACAACACAGATATTTAGGCACATCCTCCTACCTGAGACAATGAGACGGGCGCTATTGCTCTGCCGGGTCTCTCCTGTGTAGCGATGGCGCGTCATACACCTGTAGTTGTACAGCCCGTCTTCCATTTGCACATCCAGGATATACAGGGCTCCCGTAGATGTGATGAGAAACCGCGACACtgttaatataaaaaataaaacgtaTTAGGCTACTGAGCATTACTGATCAATGTTCGACAGTTACAGTGCAGAATAATAACACCAGCGTTTTAGAATGACAGCATTCATGAATTATAAGTGACTGTGGACCAATCAGTGCAAAATATCACCTGATGTAAGTACAGTACATCATCTGGGTTTAATAATGATCTATTGCCAGCAGCCTACAGGGTCATCATTGTTTGATCTCTACTCAGCTCTGTTGCCTGGATCAACACGTTttataaaagaaacacaaacttgtAGTAtgtgtaatacacacacaattattAATGAAGCTTGAGCGTAAGCTCGGTCAGAAAGACTAATCTTTACTTGCTTCCGTTGCAGTATTTATGTTTAACCCTGTCTTTATCTCTTCTCACGCATGCATCCATACTCTAAGTTGACACTGTCATTTTCTG from the Solea solea chromosome 4, fSolSol10.1, whole genome shotgun sequence genome contains:
- the dscama gene encoding Down syndrome cell adhesion molecule a isoform X5, with translation MWILALLFSQCILNVFCEDLRSSLYFVNASVQEVVFASTTGTSVPCPAAGLPPVSLRWYLATGEEIYDVPGIRHVHPNGTLQIFHIPPSSFSKLIHDSTYYCTAENPSGRIRSQDVHIKAVLREPYTVRVEDQKAMRGNVAVFKCIIPASVEAYITVVSWEKDTLSINSEMSRFLITSTGALYILDVQMEDGLYNYRCMTRHRYTGETRQSNSARLIVSDPTNSAPHILDSFERREVMASHRVELPCKASGHPAPKYRWLKDNRPLEPDTRFRQSVTGLLIERAHASDTGTYVCEVWNSYGNAEVVGRLLVKEPLKVMVSPRKVKGSVGSQVSLSCSVTGSEEYQLSWYRNGELIYPSNSVRMTGQNRENLVMAGMAKSDGGAYQCFARHGKMSAQDFVQVILEDGTPKILASFSEKVYNINEFVSLSCTVKGTPEPRVTWTLDEEPVIRDSRHRISYYTNTEGHVVSYLNISQTQVPDGGVYRCICNNSAGTVTYQARINGLPASDR